Proteins encoded together in one Porites lutea chromosome 2, jaPorLute2.1, whole genome shotgun sequence window:
- the LOC140928158 gene encoding multidrug and toxin extrusion protein 2-like — MQMAHKEGNSDLSKESKHPSEFQIHVQHLTEGKSGLCCQLLSGSNYKEIKELFALAWPTVFSYFFYHMVNMISLFFAGRVGEVELAAATLGLSFIGVTGPSLFIGLSSAVETLCSQAFGAKNYHLVGVVLQRGVWILGLTCILAWSLWVNTELLLLLVQQEETVARLTQDFVLICIPALIGNFLFILLQRYLQTQGIVKPILYVCVISNGIQIGLNALMAMVLKLGLRGVAISWALTVCILTSLLFAYMKVFKLHKKTWPGWTTESLLNWSQFFKLAVSGMFMTCIEFWSFQSGAFLTGTLGEVQLASFGILFSWAGFVFMIPLGLSVAAGVRVGNFLGAGNPKAVKKTIKVALGLIVSVELIILTVFLGLGDISGRVFTSSSDVLVVYKRNIRIVVVLFFFDGIQGVCSGIVRGAGRQRIGVLINFLSYFVALSVGITLMFFVFHESAGLWIGISTGVFLQACLYLFLLWRTDWDKQAELAQRRTAAKTVRASTSEDLLNRDQAGHSAKKHKDLILASWISKSSSLPFLNHIDANNSQFRLTLLPNDVNTSLEFDSHQKEIESEATANMKRSHSLTSVQKRALIVKRLIPLVISLMILGGAVAVRFVIPLPSSHETSLFGNDTLTSKTTCRNLTTVVNIHL, encoded by the exons ATGCAGATGGCCCATAAAGAAGGTAATTCAGATTTATCCAAAGAATCCAAGCATCCCTCTGAATTTCAGATTCATGTTCAACATTTAACAGAGGGAAAATCTGGACTTTGTTGTCAACTGCTATCTGGAAGCAActacaaagaaatcaaagaactGTTTGCACTAGCTTGGCCAACAGTGTTCTCTTACTTCTTCTATCACATGGTTAACATGATCAGCTTGTTTTTCGCCGGACGTGTTGGTGAAGTCGAATTAGCTGCAGCAACTTTAGGTTTGTCTTTTATCGGTGTGACAGGACCTTCACTTTTTATTGGTTTAAGTTCTGCAGTGGAGACACTTTGTTCTCAAGCATTTGGAGCAAAGAATTATCACCTTGTTGGTGTTGTGCTGCAAAGAGGAGTTTGGATTTTAGGATTAACTTGTATCTTAGCCTGGTCACTATGGGTTAATACTGAGTTGCTTTTGTTGCTGGTTCAACAAGAAGAGACTGTTGCAAG GTTGACACAAGACTTTGTCCTCATATGTATTCCTGCTCTAATA gGGAATTTTTTATTCATCTTGTTACAAAGATATCTTCAGACACAG GGTATTGTGAAACCTATACTTTATGTGTGTGTAATTTCTAATGGGATACAAATTGGTCTCAATGCCCTGATGGCAATGGTGCTAAAGCTAGGACTACG GGGAGTGGCCATCAGCTGGGCTCTGACTGTATGCATTTTAACAAGTTTGCTGTTTGCTTACATGAAGGTCTTTAAGCTCCATAAAAAGACTTGGCCAG GTTGGACAACTGAAAGCTTGTTGAACTGGtcacagttttttaaacttgctgtCTCAGGGATGTTCATGACCTGTATTGAGTTTTGGAGCTTTCAAAGTGGAGCATTTTTGACAG GGACCCTTGGTGAAGTGCAGTTGGCATCGTTTGGAATTCTTTTTAGTTGGGCAGGCTTTGTATTTATG ATACCACTGGGATTGAGTGTTGCTGCTGGGGTTCGTGTTGGAAATTTCCTTGGTGCTGGTAACCCAAAGGCAGTAAAAAAGACGATCAAAGTGGCTCTGGGATTAATAG TTTCTGTAGAACTTATTATACTTACGGTCTTCCTTGGACTTGGAGATATCAGTGGTCGTGTCTTCACCAGCAGTAG tgatGTTTTGGTTGTGTACAAGAGGAACATTCGCATCGTGGtagtcttgtttttctttgatggAATTCAG GGTGTCTGTAGTGGGATTGTACGAGGGGCTGGCCGACAGAGGATAGGAGTACTGATCAATTTTCTGTCATATTTCGTGGCTCTTTCCGTTGGGATCACTTTAATGTTTTTTGTCTTCCATGAAAGCGCAG GTCTGTGGATTGGTATTTCAACTGGAGTGTTTCTTCAG GcttgtttatatttatttcttctctggAGAACAGATTGGGACAAACAAGCTGAATTA GCACAGCGAAGAACGGCTGCCAAGACTGTGAGAGCTTCAACCTCTGAGGACTTGTTAAATAGAGATCAAGCTGGACACTCCGCCAAAAAACACAAAG acttgaTTCTTGCAAGCTGGATCAGCAAAAGCTCGTCACTTCCATTTCTGAATCACATCGATGCCAATAACTCTCAGTTTCGACTTACTTTACTTCCAAATGATGTGAACACTTCGTTAGAGTTTGATAGTCACCAAAAAGAGATTGAATCAGAAGCAACTGCTAATATGAAAAGGAGTCACAGTCTTACCTCAGTACAAAAGAGAGCTCTTATTGTAAAGCGACTTATCCCTCTCGTAATATCTCTGATGATTTTAGGCGGCGCTGTAGCCGTACGGTTTGTAATTCCTTTGCCTTCATCGCACGAGACTTCTTTATTTGGAAATGATACACTTACTTCAAAGACTACTTGTCGCAATTTAACCACGGTAGTAAACATTCACTTATAA